The uncultured Sunxiuqinia sp. genomic sequence TTGCCGTACGAAATTAATTTACCGTTCAGCTCATTGGTTTTATGAAGTTTCTTGTCGTAGGTTGTGACGAAGTTGGCTGTTTTTATTCTGCTTAGCATCGGAAAGTAGCGTTGCGGAACATCAGCCTTAATAACCAGACGCTTGTTTTTTGTGATTTTCAGAAGCGGTTGTCCGGTGGTCACGAACTGCCCCTCAGTTACAAAAACGTTTTTGATAAAACCGCTGGTTGAAGCAGCCACCTTTTGTCCGCCAGCCGAATAGTTTTTACGAACAATTTCGTAACTATTCTTCGCTTTTTCGTAGGCCATTTTTATCTCGGCGAGTTCTCTGTCCGAGGTTATTTTATCTTCATTCAACAATTTGGCGCGTTCATAATTGGCTTCAGCTGTCTCAAAGGCTGATTTTGAGTCCATAAAAGTTGTCTCAATATTGTCGTGGATTAAGCCTTTGCCTGAAATCGTAATGAGCTTTTCACCTTCTCTGATTTTTTCTCCGGACATCAGTGTTTTATTGCCAAAAACAACAACTCCATCGTGAACTGCAGTTAAGGTAATCTCATCGCCTTGAGCAGGCATTATTTTCCCGCTGGTGTGGATTACTTCTCTAAACATTTTTGGCTGTAATTCAACGATGCCGTATTTTAAGTCGTGAGTATGTTCTTCTTCACCGTCCTGGTGCTCTCCTTTGTGCAGGTGTTCATCTCCTTCGTGGTCATGGTCGTGCCCTTCCGCTAAAGGGTTGTGCGCATGCTCTTCGTGACTGTGCTCTGAATCTTCTTCATGTGCGTGATTGTGTTCCGCTTCATTCTGGTTATGTGTGCAGGCGATACCCCAAAGCAGGTAGCCAGACATTAAAAATGGTATAATAATCTTCTTCATGATTAACATGTCAACTGGTTTTCAGCTAGTGCTGAAAATGATTAAAAATAGAATTAGAAAACTAAATTTGGAATTAAGCTAAGGCCGGAGGGCCACGAAGCGAAGCGTGAGAATAAAAATCAAATTGGTAGTGATTAATCCAATAATCTACATGTGTTATTTTTTCTTTGGGTTGAAGCAGATTCGCTAAAAAATTGTAGATGCAGATGGTATTGCTAATTGTTAATTTTGATAGGTTGGTGGTTGCTTCGGTGGAGAAATGACAAGCATGGCAATGCGTATTGTCGTGAGTTTCCTGGCACTGTGTTGTTGCCAATGTTTGATGCAAGTTAACTGATTGTTGAGTAACGCTTGTTAGCGTATTGTCGTGAGTGCATTCGTGCTCGCAGGTTGCAATACTAGCATGATGGTGATGAGGAATAACAGCATGTGCAATGATCACCACTATGGCTATCCACATACAAAATGCTCCGATATGTTTAACCTTTTGAATCATTTCGACAATCTGGATAGCAAAAATACAATTTTCTATCAAACTTGAAACTTTTAGATATTTATTGGTTGTTAATATTTTTAAACCCAAAAAAACTTCACCAAATAAATGATGAAGGTTGATGAATTCAGGGTTTGATTCGCGGACAAGCCGCGTAATATCGTATTATTGTAGTAATTCGTAGTCGTGCATTTCTTTCATAAACGAAACAAAATCATCTTTCTTTTCCGAATCCATCCAGCCCATTGAACTACGCGAATGCTCGTTTAAAGCCCCTGTAATCAGGTAAGGAACATGGTATCCCCAGTCAATTTTGTTATTCCAAGGCAATACTTGTTCCTGGATTGCTTTTAACAATGGCAACAATCGGTATTTGGGATTTTTCAAGAAAGCAACTAAGATTTCAATCGGGCAGTTTCCGGCACCACGTCCCATACCAAGCAAAGTAGCGTCCAGCATAGTTGCACCTTTCATGAGCGAGGTAATGGTATTACTCATAGTTAGTTGCATATTGTTGTGCGCATGAATTCCGATCACTTTCCCGGGCAAGGCTTTGATGTATTTTTCCCTCGACTCGCGGTACATACTTCCGAAGCTGTCTACCAAATAGAAAACAGGAACTCTTGACGCGGCAAAATCAGCTAATGCTTCATCCAAATCGTGTTCGCTGACTTTAGAAACAGCCATTAAATTGATTGTTGTTTCATAGCCTTTATCCATGCAGTGGTGTGCTAGTTCAATCGCTTTATCCATTTGGTGTGCATAGCAGGCAGCACGAATTAAATCGATCAGGCTTTCGCTGGCTTGCGGGATGTCATCAAAGTCAATCCGTCCTATATCAGCTATCGCCGATAATTTCAGATTTGTATTATTATCACTGACAATGCGTCGTAAGTCTTTGTCGGCACAAAATTTCCATGGGTCAACTTCTTTGCGGTCAAAGGCTTTTTCGCTGCTCAGGTAACCAATCTCCATATAATCAACACCTGCTTCAACGCAAGCATCATAAACTCCTTTTACAAAGGCGTCATCAATTGCCACTTGTTCATCAGTCCACCATCTCGAACGGTGCAGTCCAGTACTTTAATATCTTTTTTGTACATTTATAAGTCTTTATGGTTTATTTTTCAAAAGTTTGAGTTCTCTTTCAATATTGTGCTGGACTAATTGTTTGAAAATATTTTCGATGAAGGCAGCATTCAATTGCAGATCGTTTGCCCATTCGCGTCGCTGGGCATAAACCTCTTTTTGGCGGTCTTCTGCAATTACTGAATCTTGATCGGTTTTGTATTTGACAATTTCTTCAATAAACTCCTGACGGTTGGCTAGTAGTTTGAGGATGGAGAGGTCAATATGATCAATCTCATTTCTAATGCCTTCTATTGTATTACACGCACTTGGTTTTTTCATTTTGTAAAATATTTCGGCGCAAAAATAACAATTTGAAGTTTTTAAGAAATAATTTACATTAATTTTAAATCGGAACAAATTAGAAATTAATCACTTATCTATCCTTATTTAGATTGAATAAAAAAAAGAAAGTATTTTCTTTGGCTTTTTTCAAATATGTATCTACATTTGAGTCGTTAAACAAACGCAAAATAGAATCGATGAATTTAAGAACTTCTGTATATAAAATGATGTGTGTAACATATAACATGATGATGTGTATGTGTTGTGGATTTTTTATGCCGAAGGGAATAAAGAGATGAAAATATAGTGTGATATAACAATCATAGTAAAGCCCTTCTGAAATTCAGAAGGGCTTTTTTTATGGTTTTGGATAAAAAAATATCAATAGAGTATGAGAGAAAAAGCATATCGCAGCGTCGTAAAAACAATTTCGTGGAGAATGGTTGGAACCATTGACACGATAATGATTGCATGGTTGGTTGTTGGAAAATTAGAGTATGCTGTGACCATTGGAGGTGTTGAGTTGTTTACAAAGATGATCTTGTATTATTTCCACGAACGCACGTGGAATAAAGTTAAGTTCGGAAAAATTGATGACTCCGACATCGAATATCAAATTTAAAAGGCATGGAAAAGAATTACCTACCTATTGCACTTAACATTGCCGGTGAAAAGATCCTGATCATCGGGGGAGATCAGTCGGCCTGGAACAAGATTAAGATTCTGAAGCGTTTTAACGCTTATCTGGAAGTAATTGCGTTGGAAGTGTGTGATGATATTAAAAACAGCGATGTGCCTTACCAGGAAAAAGCTTATGAGAAAGGTGATTTGAATGGCTACCTGATGTTTTATTCCTGTACAAACAACCTTGAGCTGGATACTCAAATTGCGAAAGATGGACGCGAAGCGGGAGTGCTAGTCAATATTCATGATAATCCGGCACTTTGCCAGTTTGTTTCACCAGCCATCTACCAAAACGAGAACATTCGGGTGGCCGTCAGCTCAAATGCGAAAGATGTTTATTCATCAATCAGAATCAGAAACGAGATCAAAGAATTTTTAAAAACTAAAACAGATAAAGACCAGAAGAAATGAGTATTAAATTATCCCCATTGAATGAAGCTCAACTGAAAGCCTTGCAGGATCTGACGCAAGGTATTCAACCCGATCAGGTTACTTGGTTGAGTGGTTATTTTCAAGGATTAGTAGGAGCAGTCTCTGCTGGCGCAACACCCCAGGGTGTAGCAGTTGAGGCGGCAGCTGAATCAGCAGAAAAATTACCATTGACCATTTTGTATGGCACACATACAGGAAGAAGTGAAGCCTTGGCTAAGACGCTTTGCGAAAAAGCAGTGTCTCAAAATATAACATGTGTTACCAAACCAATGGACGACTATAAACCAAAGCAATTGAAAGATGAAAAAAATGTGCTGGTTATTGTTAGTACCCATGGGGAAGGAGAGCCACCGGAAATGGCTGAAGATTTTCACGAGTTTGTCACCGGCAAAAGAGTTCCAAAGCTTGGGGGTTTAAATTATTCAGTTTTGGCTCTGGGTGATAAAAGCTATAAGCTTTTTTGCCAAACCGGAGTTGATATTGACGAGGCCTTTAAAAAAGCAGGAGCAAACGAATTGCTTCCAATTGTAAAATGTGACGTAGACTATGAGGAAGATGCCGCAAAATGGACAGATGGTGTGTTGATTGAATTGGGAAAGTTACAGCCCAAAGCTTCGTCACAATCTCTTCAACCTACAGAAACGAAATCCGAAGAGAATCTCTATTCAAAGAAGAACCCATTTAAATCAACGGTGCTTGATAAAGTTCGCATAACCGGACGTGACTCTGACAAAGAAGTGTACCACCTTGAATTGTCGCTTGAAGGTTCCGGTATAAAATATGAGCCGGGCGACGCTTTAGGCGTGATTGCGCAAAATCCACCGCAGTTGGTGAAAGACATCATCAAATCGTTGGGCGTAATTAATAATGAGGTGGTGGAAACCCGAATCGGAAAATTGCAGTTCAATGAGGCATTGGAACATCATTACGAAATTACTCTATTAACCCGGGATGTCATTCAAAAGTATGCTGAGAAAACCGGACAGAAAGAAGTTCAGGAGATTGTAGAGAATGAAGATAAGCTCGACCACTATTTATATGGACATGATGTGCTGGATTTATTGCATGAGTTTCCGGCAAAGTTGACCGCCACCGAATTTTTAGAAACTCTTCGTCCGCTTCCACCACGCTTGTATAGTATTTCCTCAAGTCTAGAGTCGGTTGAAGATGAAGTGCATATAACCGTTTCGCGTGTGCGTTACGAAAACAAGGGCCGGCAACGTTATGGTGCTTGCTCAACATTTTTAGCCGATCGGTTAGAGGTGGATGAAACTGCTCTTATTTACATTGATAAAAATCCAAATTTCAGACTCGCTGAAAATGGAAACCCGATCATTATGGTTGGAGCAGGAACCGGTATTGCTCCTTATCGTGCGTTCCTGCAACAACGTGAGGCTGCCAACCAAAAAGGTAAAAGCTGGTTGTTTTTTGGCGAGCGTCGCTTTTCGTCCGACTTTTTGTACCAGGTTGAATGGCAGAAATACTTGAAAAAAGGTTATCTAGAGAAAATTGATTTGGCATTTTCGCGCGATCAGGAAGAAAAAATTTACGTTCAGGATAGACTGAAGCAACAGCAGGAGGAAGTGTTTAAATGGCTTGAAAATGGAGCGAGCTTTTACCTGTGTGGTGACATGAAATACATGGCTCGCGATGTTCAGGTTACCCTGTTAGACATTATTAAAACACAAGGCGGAATGACAGAGAAAAAAGCACGAGCCTACTTTAAAAAACTGAAGAAAGAAAAACGCTTTATGGCTGATGTGTATTAGGATGGCTGTAGTTGAGAATACAGAGTCAAGAACACAGAGTCAAAAATTGAGAAGAAAGAATAAGGAACAAAGAATTTAAAAGATATGAGCGAAGTAATAGATTGGAGCACATTAAGTGTGGTTGAAAAAATTAAATATGACAGCAACTACCTAAGGGGAACGCTCGAAGAAAGCCTGGCAGATCCGGTAACCGGAGCAATTGCTGATGATGATACGCAGGTTTCAAAATTTCATGGTATTTATCAGCAACATGATCGGGACTTGGAGAAGGAGCGAAAGCGTCAGAAACTGGAACCGGCATATTCATTTTTGATTCGTGTTCGACTTCCGGGAGGCGTTACCACGAGTAAACAATGGTTGCAAATGGATAAGCTGGCCGATACACATGCCAATGGCACACTAAAGTTGACTACACGTCAGGCGTTTCAGTTACACGGTGTTATTAAAACCAAGTTGAAGGCAACGATTCAGGGAATAAACAAAGGCTTGTTGGACACGATTGCAGCTTGTGGTGATGTGAATAGAAATGTGATGTCACACGCCAATCCGGGTGAGTCGGATCTGCATGCAACGGTTTACAAATTAGCTGATGATATTTCGGCCCATTTAACGCCGCGCACAACTGCCTATCACGAAATTTGGCTCGACCAAAAAAAGGTAGCTGACAGTAAGCATGAAGTTGAGCCGATTTACGGTGTTCGTTACCTGCCGCGTAAGTTTAAAATTGGTGTGGCTATTCCTCCTTATAACGATATTGATATTTTCTCACAGGATTTGGGATTTATCGCTATCGAAGAAAAAGGAAAACTAGTCGGTTATAATGTAACCGCCGGCGGTGGTTTTGGATCGACTTTTGGCATACCGGAAGCCTATCCTCGCTTGGCTGATGTGATTGGTTTTTGTACGCCCGAACAGGCAGTTGACGTGGCTGAGAAGGTGGTTTTAGTACAAAAGGATAACGGAAATCGACAGAACCGGAAGCAAGCTCGTTTAAAATACACGATTGATCGTTTAGGACTGGATTGGTTTAAGGCCGAAGTCAACAAGTACCTAGGGTACGAACTACAGCCAGCTAAACCTTTTACGTTTACCCGAAATGGCGATCGTTATGGATGGAAAAAAGGAGCTGATCGCAAATGGAGCCTGAATTTGTTTATCGAGGGCGGACGTGTAAAAGACACCGACTCGTTAAAATTGAAAACAGCTTTGCGCGAAGTTGCTGAAAACATTGAAGACGCTCAGTTCATTTTAACCGGAAACCAAAATTTGGTAATTGGCAACACCACCGAAAAAGATAAAGTCAGCCGTATTCTCAAAAAGTACGGCGTGTGGCCGGTTCAATTATCAGGCTTACGTCAAAACACAATTGCCTGTGTTGCGCTAAATACCTGTAGCTTGGCTTTTGCCGAAGCAGAACGCTACTTACCAACAATGGTTGGCAAAATCGAATCTATTTTAGAAGAGCACGATCTTTTAAAACAAGAGATTGTTATAAGAATGACAGGCTGCCCCAATGGTTGTGGACGCCCTTACTTGGCCGAGATTGGTTTTATCGGAAAATCGCTCGGACATTACAACCTCTATTTGGGAGGGAATTTCAACGGAACAAGATTGAATACCCTTTACAAAGAAACTCTTTCGGAAGAAGAAATACTGAACGAACTGCGCCCCATTATTGCAGACTATGCTAAAAACAGGAATAAAGGAGAAGGTTTTGGTGATTTCGTTATCCGGAAAGAATACGTGAAAGAAACAAAAGAAGGAAGAGATTTTAGACATTGAAAATATGGAATTACCGGCAATATTTGTAGGAAAAAAACTATCAGCCCTAACTCGCAAATGGCTGATTAGCGAACAAATTCGTTTTATTGAGCAACCTCTGGTTCGAATCAATTACCGTAAACCCGACATCCGTTTTTTTGAACATTTGCGGGATGTCGATAAAAAGTGGGTAGTAACCAGTTCGTACGCTGCGCATTGGCTCTCACGTTTTGCTAATAAAATAGGAATGAAAAAGGATGACGTGGTGTATTGCCTTTCAGAAAAGCAGGAAGGCATTTTGTCTAGGTGTGGTGTAAAAGTATTGCGCCCGGTCTCACCCAATGCTTATTCGTTGGCCGAGCTGATTATAGCACAAGATAATGGAACAAAAGTGATCTATCTGAGAGGGAATAAATCGCTTAATCAATTGCCTGAATTGATTGATGGTCATAATGTTAATTGGCAGTCGGTTGAGGTCTATAAAAACACGTCCGTAGAAATTTTATTGAACGAAGTGTTTGACGGGTACTTATTTTTTAACGAAAGCGATGTTAAAAGCTATAAGGCATCGGGAAACTTTCCTGCGCCTAAGGCACCGGTTTTAGCGAACGGAGACCGTACAGCACAGGCTGCCTGGGCCGAATTTCCTAATTTGGTGCTGGAATCTTCGGAACAAGAAGAACTTTCGTTTGTGAAATATGCGATTAAGCGAATCACCGAAAAGTTAAATGAGCCGAAGCCCAAACACAATATTATCATAGAGTAATACAATTAAAATGAAACGAATTTCCATACTCGGATGTGGTTGGTTGGGGTTTCCCTTGGCCGAGAAGCTTTTGGCGAAAGGTTTTCAGGTGAAAGGATCGGTAACGACCCGGTCGAAATTGAAAAAAATGGCTTCTGCCGGAATTGAGCCTTATCGACTGGTTTTAGATGCTGATAAGGTTCTATTAAAGAATCCTTCGTTTTTTGATACCGATTTGGTTATTGTTGCAATTCCTCCACGGCGGGTAGAATTTATTGATACGATTTTTCCGGCTCAAATTAAACAGTTAGTGGGCTTTTTAGAGGAGTACAAAGTCCCACGTGTACTGTTTGTTTCGTCCACTTCGGTTTATAATGAATTGGATGGGAGAGTAGCTGAAGAGGACGTTTTACTTCCTGATAAGCCGTCGGGTAAAGCCTTGGTTTTATCAGAATACCTATTAACCCAGAATCCGAACTTTGAAGCGACCGTTTTGCGTTTTGGGGGACTGATTGGGGCTGACCGGAATCCGGCTCGATTTTTAAGCCGAAAGAAAAAGGCAATTAGCGGAACCAAACCTGTCAATCTGATTCATTTGGATGATTGTTTACAGATTATCATTAAAATCATTGATGATGAAGTTTGGGGAGAAACGTTCAATGCTTGCAGTCCGATTCATCCTACTCGTCAGGAGTTTTACGAGCGGGCGTCAGCCGTTTCCGGGATTCTAGCTCCACCGTTTAATAATGAAAAATCGCCTTTTAAGTTGGTTGATAGTAGTAAATTAATTCGGATGTTGAATTACCAATTCAAATTTCCCAGTCCTATGGATTATCTCGGAACGGTTAATCATGAATTGTAAGATCAGCGTATCGAATATCAATTAGCGAATTATTATAAACCAATTTGTACAACTTCGTAAATGTCAGAATCCACCGAACATATTAAAGGCACTCAGCCTGTAAATAAGCACGCTCACCTTATTTCGATTGTTGGTGCCGGACCGGGCGATCCCGAATTGCTCACGGTGCGTGCTGTTCGGCGACTGGAGCAGGCTGATGTAATTTTGTATGATGCGTTACATGGCACCGAAATATTAGAAGCTGCCAACCCAAATGCCGAACGAATTTATGCCGGCAAACATTATCAAGATGGACAGCATCAAACCGAGAGGCAGGATCATATTCACAGTCGCCTGAAGCAATTTGCCAATGAAGGCAAACGCGTGGTGCGATTAAAGGCAGGCGATCCATTTATTTTTGGTCGTGGAGCCGAGGAGCTTGCGTTTTGTTTGCAGGAGAACCTAAATGTTGAGGTGGTACCGGGAATTACTGCCGGACTAGCTGCAGCCACTTGTTTTCATATTCCGGTAACCTTGCGGAATGCCAATAGTATGGCCATGTTTTATACCGGACATAAACGGAGAGGTGGTTTTGAAAATATTGATGAGGTGGCTTCGGTGATTAAAGCGAATGCACCTGTTATGGTTTATATGGGATTGAAAAACCTCACTCTTCTTTCTAAAGAATTATTAACTCGCGACGTCACCGCTGAAGCTCCGATGCAAATTGTCAGCCGGGTTGGTCACCCTGATCAGCAACTGTTTACATCATCATTGGGTGAGATTGAAAACTACCTAACGACTGTCGATCCACCCATGCCGTCTGTTATTATTATCGGCACGCGAGCTCATCAGGTGAGTTCGCATGTATGAGTTTGACTTTTTTAAGACTCCTTCGTCCTTTTTTTTGAACTGTTCAATGCTTCAGTCTGTTTAACTGCTGGAAATAAAATAGTCAAAATATGGATTCTGTTTTCGAACAAGTAAAACAAGCGCTTGGAAAACCTTACAATGATCTTAATTTTTTGCTGCAAAGCTTTGCCGAGGTTCTTACGGAAAGTGGCGCGCAGGAAATAGTTCCTCATATTCCCTGGATCAATTCAAATCAAAAGCCTCCGAAAGATGTATTGCTGAGTAGTGATTATATCCACATGTTGTCGATGTGTTTTCAGTTACTGAATCTCGTTGAGGTAAATGGAGCAGTGCAAAGTCGTCGGGCAAAAGAAGAAGAGGACATGAGCAAGGTAAATGGCTTGTGGACTACTAATTTCAAGATGCTTAAGGAAAAAGGAATTGACGAAAAACAGATTTTGGCCGTACTTCCCAACATCATGATTGAGCCTGTATTGACAGCACATCCCACCGAAGCAAAACGTTCGGTTGTTTTACAGGAATACCGAAAGCTATACTTGCTTTTGGTGAAGCGCGAAAATCAGATGTACACGCGCATCGAGCAGGGCGATATTCGCAATGAAATTAAGCAGATATTGCATCGCTTGTGGAATATTGGTGAGATTTATATTGAAAAACCGCACATTGAATCAGAGCTGGACAACATCTTACACTATCTGACGAATGTGCTGCCCGAGGTTGTTGTACTGTTGGATAAACGTCTGAGACAAGCCTGGAAGGAATCTGAATTCGATGAAAGTTTGTTGAATAATATGGAGCTGTTACCGGGTTTGTCCTTTGGTAATTGGGTTGGTGGAGATCGCGATGGACACCCCTTGGTTACCGCCGAAACAACAAAAATGACGCTTAATAAACTTCGTGTCCATGCTTTTATAATTGTCCGTCAGGAACTGCTTCTTTTAGCTCATAAACTGAGCATTTATATTGATAGTACGGAGGTTTCCTCGTCGTTTGTCGATCGGGTACAGCAGATGGCGAAAGAGTTGGAACGCTCGGGTGAGTTGGTTCTGGAAGAGCACAGTAGTGAAATTTTTAAAGCCTACGTGTTACTTTTGTTGAATAAAATACCAATCAACCAAAGTCAGGAACATACATTGGAACTTGAAAACAGACCAACCAGCTACCAAAATTCTGATCAGTTAATACAAGATCTGGATGTCTTGTTTATTGAGCTACAAAATCGTGGATTACATGAAATTGCGCAGGTTGATGTTGGACGATGTAAGCGACTATTAAAGGTTTTTGGTTTTCATTTGGCTCAATTGGATATCCGCCAGAACAGCGAATATCATGAGAAAGCATTGTCACAACTTGTTTTATCCTCATTGGGGCAGAATGAAGGTAGCCTGCTAATTGCTTCGCAGGCTGCCAAACGCACTTTTTTGGATGCCGAATTAAAGGTCAATCGTCCGTTTTTGGTCGATCATGCTGAGGCTGGCGAAGAAGCTCGTAATGTGATTGAAAGCATGCAGGTAGTAAGCAACCACATTGAGAAATACAGCACCCGCTCATTGGGCAAGCTTATTATAAGCATGACTCGGAACGCAGAGGATTTGCTAACCGTTTACCTGTTCATGCGAGAAGCTGGAATGACCCTGAAATATGGTGATTTATTGGGAGCCAAATTGCCTGTCGTGCCTTTATTCGAAACTATTGAAGACTTATTAGCCAGCCCCGAAATTCTGGATGACTATCTCAGTCATCCGGTGGTCATCAACAGTTTGAAATATCAACAGAAGCGGGATCAGGCAGATAATCTCTATCAGGATGTGATGATAGGTTACAGCGATAGCAATAAGGATGGTGGAATTCTGGCAAGCTCCTGGTTTTTACATGAAGCGCAGCAACGACTTTCCGAAATTGGGAAAAAGCATGGTGTTCTCATTCGCTTTTTTCATGGAACCGGAGGAAGTATCAGCCGAGGAGCCGGTCCGTCGCATTGGTTTGTGAAAACATTGCCGCATGGGGCAATCAATGGGAAATTGCGGATTACTGAGCAGGGGGAAACCATCGAGCGCAAGTATGCCAATAAAATGAATGCTGCTTAT encodes the following:
- a CDS encoding efflux RND transporter periplasmic adaptor subunit — encoded protein: MKKIIIPFLMSGYLLWGIACTHNQNEAEHNHAHEEDSEHSHEEHAHNPLAEGHDHDHEGDEHLHKGEHQDGEEEHTHDLKYGIVELQPKMFREVIHTSGKIMPAQGDEITLTAVHDGVVVFGNKTLMSGEKIREGEKLITISGKGLIHDNIETTFMDSKSAFETAEANYERAKLLNEDKITSDRELAEIKMAYEKAKNSYEIVRKNYSAGGQKVAASTSGFIKNVFVTEGQFVTTGQPLLKITKNKRLVIKADVPQRYFPMLSRIKTANFVTTYDKKLHKTNELNGKLISYGKSTGDNSLFTPIYFEIDNVGNLLAGSFVEVYLKTVEIPNAIVVPKSALLEEAGRYYVFAEEDDSFEKHYVTIDCNDGENYHISEGLHAGDHVATKNPYLIKLASMSSTLPAHSHQH
- a CDS encoding DUF6769 family protein produces the protein MIENCIFAIQIVEMIQKVKHIGAFCMWIAIVVIIAHAVIPHHHHASIATCEHECTHDNTLTSVTQQSVNLHQTLATTQCQETHDNTHCHACHFSTEATTNLSKLTISNTICIYNFLANLLQPKEKITHVDYWINHYQFDFYSHASLRGPPALA
- a CDS encoding aldolase catalytic domain-containing protein, translated to MAIDDAFVKGVYDACVEAGVDYMEIGYLSSEKAFDRKEVDPWKFCADKDLRRIVSDNNTNLKLSAIADIGRIDFDDIPQASESLIDLIRAACYAHQMDKAIELAHHCMDKGYETTINLMAVSKVSEHDLDEALADFAASRVPVFYLVDSFGSMYRESREKYIKALPGKVIGIHAHNNMQLTMSNTITSLMKGATMLDATLLGMGRGAGNCPIEILVAFLKNPKYRLLPLLKAIQEQVLPWNNKIDWGYHVPYLITGALNEHSRSSMGWMDSEKKDDFVSFMKEMHDYELLQ
- a CDS encoding chorismate mutase, whose translation is MKKPSACNTIEGIRNEIDHIDLSILKLLANRQEFIEEIVKYKTDQDSVIAEDRQKEVYAQRREWANDLQLNAAFIENIFKQLVQHNIERELKLLKNKP
- a CDS encoding DUF2061 domain-containing protein is translated as MREKAYRSVVKTISWRMVGTIDTIMIAWLVVGKLEYAVTIGGVELFTKMILYYFHERTWNKVKFGKIDDSDIEYQI
- a CDS encoding NAD(P)-dependent oxidoreductase; protein product: MEKNYLPIALNIAGEKILIIGGDQSAWNKIKILKRFNAYLEVIALEVCDDIKNSDVPYQEKAYEKGDLNGYLMFYSCTNNLELDTQIAKDGREAGVLVNIHDNPALCQFVSPAIYQNENIRVAVSSNAKDVYSSIRIRNEIKEFLKTKTDKDQKK
- a CDS encoding assimilatory sulfite reductase (NADPH) flavoprotein subunit encodes the protein MSIKLSPLNEAQLKALQDLTQGIQPDQVTWLSGYFQGLVGAVSAGATPQGVAVEAAAESAEKLPLTILYGTHTGRSEALAKTLCEKAVSQNITCVTKPMDDYKPKQLKDEKNVLVIVSTHGEGEPPEMAEDFHEFVTGKRVPKLGGLNYSVLALGDKSYKLFCQTGVDIDEAFKKAGANELLPIVKCDVDYEEDAAKWTDGVLIELGKLQPKASSQSLQPTETKSEENLYSKKNPFKSTVLDKVRITGRDSDKEVYHLELSLEGSGIKYEPGDALGVIAQNPPQLVKDIIKSLGVINNEVVETRIGKLQFNEALEHHYEITLLTRDVIQKYAEKTGQKEVQEIVENEDKLDHYLYGHDVLDLLHEFPAKLTATEFLETLRPLPPRLYSISSSLESVEDEVHITVSRVRYENKGRQRYGACSTFLADRLEVDETALIYIDKNPNFRLAENGNPIIMVGAGTGIAPYRAFLQQREAANQKGKSWLFFGERRFSSDFLYQVEWQKYLKKGYLEKIDLAFSRDQEEKIYVQDRLKQQQEEVFKWLENGASFYLCGDMKYMARDVQVTLLDIIKTQGGMTEKKARAYFKKLKKEKRFMADVY
- the cysI gene encoding assimilatory sulfite reductase (NADPH) hemoprotein subunit, translating into MSEVIDWSTLSVVEKIKYDSNYLRGTLEESLADPVTGAIADDDTQVSKFHGIYQQHDRDLEKERKRQKLEPAYSFLIRVRLPGGVTTSKQWLQMDKLADTHANGTLKLTTRQAFQLHGVIKTKLKATIQGINKGLLDTIAACGDVNRNVMSHANPGESDLHATVYKLADDISAHLTPRTTAYHEIWLDQKKVADSKHEVEPIYGVRYLPRKFKIGVAIPPYNDIDIFSQDLGFIAIEEKGKLVGYNVTAGGGFGSTFGIPEAYPRLADVIGFCTPEQAVDVAEKVVLVQKDNGNRQNRKQARLKYTIDRLGLDWFKAEVNKYLGYELQPAKPFTFTRNGDRYGWKKGADRKWSLNLFIEGGRVKDTDSLKLKTALREVAENIEDAQFILTGNQNLVIGNTTEKDKVSRILKKYGVWPVQLSGLRQNTIACVALNTCSLAFAEAERYLPTMVGKIESILEEHDLLKQEIVIRMTGCPNGCGRPYLAEIGFIGKSLGHYNLYLGGNFNGTRLNTLYKETLSEEEILNELRPIIADYAKNRNKGEGFGDFVIRKEYVKETKEGRDFRH
- a CDS encoding uroporphyrinogen-III synthase encodes the protein MELPAIFVGKKLSALTRKWLISEQIRFIEQPLVRINYRKPDIRFFEHLRDVDKKWVVTSSYAAHWLSRFANKIGMKKDDVVYCLSEKQEGILSRCGVKVLRPVSPNAYSLAELIIAQDNGTKVIYLRGNKSLNQLPELIDGHNVNWQSVEVYKNTSVEILLNEVFDGYLFFNESDVKSYKASGNFPAPKAPVLANGDRTAQAAWAEFPNLVLESSEQEELSFVKYAIKRITEKLNEPKPKHNIIIE
- a CDS encoding NAD(P)H-binding protein; amino-acid sequence: MKRISILGCGWLGFPLAEKLLAKGFQVKGSVTTRSKLKKMASAGIEPYRLVLDADKVLLKNPSFFDTDLVIVAIPPRRVEFIDTIFPAQIKQLVGFLEEYKVPRVLFVSSTSVYNELDGRVAEEDVLLPDKPSGKALVLSEYLLTQNPNFEATVLRFGGLIGADRNPARFLSRKKKAISGTKPVNLIHLDDCLQIIIKIIDDEVWGETFNACSPIHPTRQEFYERASAVSGILAPPFNNEKSPFKLVDSSKLIRMLNYQFKFPSPMDYLGTVNHEL
- the cobA gene encoding uroporphyrinogen-III C-methyltransferase, producing MSESTEHIKGTQPVNKHAHLISIVGAGPGDPELLTVRAVRRLEQADVILYDALHGTEILEAANPNAERIYAGKHYQDGQHQTERQDHIHSRLKQFANEGKRVVRLKAGDPFIFGRGAEELAFCLQENLNVEVVPGITAGLAAATCFHIPVTLRNANSMAMFYTGHKRRGGFENIDEVASVIKANAPVMVYMGLKNLTLLSKELLTRDVTAEAPMQIVSRVGHPDQQLFTSSLGEIENYLTTVDPPMPSVIIIGTRAHQVSSHV